The window GGAACTCGATGATGGACTTGCCCTCGGGCGTGTCATCCGCCAGCGAGGCGAGGAACGCGCCCTCGGCCAGCTCCAGCTGCTGTACGCCAGGCGCGGCATGCAGGGCGCTGCAGCGACGGTTGCCGAAGGTGATGGTGCCGGTCTTGTCGAGCATCAGCACATGCACGTCACCGGCGGCTTCCACGGCGCGGCCGGACTTGGCGATGACGTTCAGGCGCACCAGGCGATCCATGCCGGCGATGCCGATGGCCGAGAGCAGGCCGCCGATGGTGGTGGGGATCAGGGTCACCAGCAGCGCCACCAGGAACACCAGCGGCAGGTTGCCGCCGGCGAACAGGGCGAAGGGTTTCAGGGTCACGACCACCAGCAGGAAGATCAGGGTCAGGCCGATCAGCAGGATGTCCAGCGCCACTTCGTTGGGGGTCTTCTGGCGCTTGGCGCCTTCCACCAGGGCGATCATGCGGTCAAGGGTGGATTCGCCGGGGTTGGCGGTGATCTTCACCAGCAGCCAGTCGGACACCAGCCGGGTGTTGCCGGTCACCGCCGAGCGATCGCCGCCGGATTCGCGGATCACCGGCGCGGATTCGCCGGTGATGGCGGCCTCGTTGACCGCTGCCACGCCTTCGATCACCTCGCCATCGCCGGGGATCAGCTCGCCGGCTTCGACGCGTACCACGTCACCTTTGCGCAGGGTGCTGGCGGTCACTTTCTCGAAGTGGCCACTGGCGCTGCGACGCATCGCCTGCAGGCCCTGGGTGCCGGCCTTGAGGCTGTCGGCGCGGGCCTTGCCGCGGCCCTCGGCGAGGGCTTCGGCGAAGTTGGCGAAGAGCACGGTGAACCACAGCCATACGGCAATCTGCACGGCCACGAAGGTCGGCACCGCCTCGCCGCCGACCACGCAGAGCACGGTGGTCAGCACGGCCGTCAGGGCCACCACCAGCATCACCGGCGAGCGTTGCAGCTGGCGCGGGTCGAGCTTGAAGAAGGACTGCACCAGGGCCGGCTTCCACAGCGCGGCGAAGGTGGTGGTCGGGCGTTTGTCAGCGGCTCTCGACGAGTTCTTCAGGGCGAGATCCTGGGTTTGCGCATTCATTGCGAAAGCTCCTCAGAAACCGAGCGTCAGGTGATCGGCCACCGGGCCAAGCACCAGGGTCGGCAGGAAGTTCAGGCCGCCGACCAGCAGGATGGTCGCGGTCAGCAGGCTGACGAACAGCAGGCCGTGGGTCGGGAAGCTGTTGGGGCCGACCGGGGTGGCCTTCTTCGCCGCCAGGCTGCCGGCGATCGCCAGCACCGGCAGGATGTAGCCGAAGCGGCCGATCAGCATGGCCAGGGCAATCATCAGGTTGTGGAACGGCGTGTTGGCGCCAAAGCCGGCGAAGGCCGAGCCGTTGTTCGCGGTGCCCGAGGTATAGGCGTAGAGCAGCTGGCTGAAGCCGTGCGGCCCCGGGTTGGTCACCGCGGCAGCCGGCCCCGGCAGGCTGGCAGCGATGGCGCCGAGCACCAGCACGCCCACCGGCATCACCAGCAGAGTTGCCACCAGCAGGCGGACTTCGCGGGCTTCGAGCTTCTTGCCCAGGTATTCCGGCGTGCGGCCGACCATCAGCCCGGCAAGGAACACCGCGATCAGGACGAACAGCAGCATGCCGTAGAGGCCCGCGCCGACACCGCCGAAGATCACTTCGCCAAGCATCATGTTGATCATCGCCATCATGCCCGACAGCGGGTTGAGG of the Pseudomonas sp. PSE14 genome contains:
- the kdpB gene encoding potassium-transporting ATPase subunit KdpB → MNAQTQDLALKNSSRAADKRPTTTFAALWKPALVQSFFKLDPRQLQRSPVMLVVALTAVLTTVLCVVGGEAVPTFVAVQIAVWLWFTVLFANFAEALAEGRGKARADSLKAGTQGLQAMRRSASGHFEKVTASTLRKGDVVRVEAGELIPGDGEVIEGVAAVNEAAITGESAPVIRESGGDRSAVTGNTRLVSDWLLVKITANPGESTLDRMIALVEGAKRQKTPNEVALDILLIGLTLIFLLVVVTLKPFALFAGGNLPLVFLVALLVTLIPTTIGGLLSAIGIAGMDRLVRLNVIAKSGRAVEAAGDVHVLMLDKTGTITFGNRRCSALHAAPGVQQLELAEGAFLASLADDTPEGKSIIEFLRAQVILPEPERSRVTPIAFSAETRLSGIDFDGHVYRKGAVDAALAFIGLDRAQMPESLAKEIERIAQSGGTPLLVVADGKLLGAIHLKDVVKPGIRERFAELRRMGIRTVMVTGDNPLTAAAIAAEAGVDDVIAEATPEKKLARIRQEQGEGRMVAMCGDGANDAPALAQADVGMAMNDGTQAAREAANLVDLDSDPTKLLDVVQVGKELLVTRGALTTFSVANDVAKYFAILPALFAGIYPQLGVLNVMKLASPQSAILSAIVFNALIIVALIPLALRGVRVQASDASHLLRRNLLIYGVGGLVAPFVGIKVIDMVLVAVGLA